One Deinococcus detaillensis DNA segment encodes these proteins:
- a CDS encoding alpha/beta hydrolase encodes MPLDPALKEVLLQFAAAPQPDGLDEMRQAVIASAERMPKRPTKIAGTRDLLIPGPESELPARLYSPLGAKPEGGWPLTVFYHGGGFVAYSIETHDQVCRELCEGANTAVLSVDYRLAPEHKFPAPVDDAYAAFVWAAEHADELGVDASKLAVSGDSAGASLSIAVTQRARDENGPAIKAQLLIYPAADFVNTERYPSRKENGEGYFLTEERMKFFGEMYLAEAVHGEHPHVSPLHAANLKNLPPALVLTAEFDPLRDEGMAYAEALGAAGNRAEQQSGPGMIHGFANMTGISPAAAELMDRAAAWLGQELAGTA; translated from the coding sequence ATGCCCCTAGACCCAGCCCTGAAAGAAGTCCTTCTTCAATTTGCCGCCGCGCCCCAACCAGACGGCCTCGACGAGATGCGTCAGGCGGTCATCGCCAGCGCTGAGCGCATGCCCAAGCGGCCCACCAAGATCGCTGGAACCCGTGATTTGTTGATTCCCGGCCCCGAGTCCGAGCTGCCTGCCCGCCTGTACTCACCGCTGGGCGCAAAACCTGAAGGCGGCTGGCCGCTGACGGTCTTCTACCACGGCGGCGGCTTCGTCGCGTACAGCATCGAGACGCACGATCAGGTCTGCCGCGAGCTGTGTGAGGGTGCGAATACAGCGGTGCTCAGTGTGGATTACCGCCTCGCGCCCGAACACAAGTTTCCTGCCCCCGTGGACGACGCTTACGCCGCTTTCGTCTGGGCCGCCGAGCACGCCGACGAGCTGGGCGTGGATGCTTCCAAACTGGCCGTATCGGGCGACAGCGCAGGCGCGAGCCTCAGCATCGCCGTGACCCAGCGTGCCCGCGACGAGAACGGCCCGGCCATCAAAGCGCAACTGCTGATCTACCCGGCAGCCGATTTCGTCAACACCGAGCGCTACCCCTCGCGCAAGGAAAACGGTGAGGGCTACTTCCTGACCGAGGAGCGCATGAAGTTCTTCGGCGAAATGTATCTGGCTGAGGCCGTGCACGGCGAGCACCCGCACGTCTCGCCCCTGCACGCCGCCAACCTCAAGAATCTGCCGCCCGCGCTGGTCCTCACCGCCGAGTTCGACCCGCTGCGCGACGAGGGGATGGCCTACGCCGAAGCGCTAGGGGCGGCGGGCAACCGCGCCGAGCAGCAGAGCGGCCCCGGCATGATTCACGGCTTTGCCAACATGACCGGCATCTCACCAGCAGCGGCGGAGCTGATGGATAGGGCGGCGGCCTGGCTGGGGCAGGAGTTGGCGGGCACAGCTTAA
- a CDS encoding acyl-CoA dehydrogenase encodes MAPFLSKRDLQFQLYEVLDTASLPHRPRFAEHSREVYDDVLALAYNVADKYFANHAREADLNEPHVVDGKVQLVPAVQTAVNAFRDAGFFSAHHDEKLGGLQLPWVVLQAVQANFQAANVGSSGYAFLTIGNANLQREFASEAQQAKYMMPLLEGRWFGTMALSEPHAGSGLADITTSATLREDGSYNISGSKMWISGGEHELSENIVHLVLARIKGAPAGVKGISLFIVPRYRVNEDGSTGESNNVVLAGLNHKMGYRGTTNTLLNFGEGGETVGELLGEAGRGLAYMFRMMNEARIGVGMGAVMLGYAGYLASLEYARERKQGRHASNKDPQSGMVAIIDHADVKRLLLRQKSFVEGGLALGLYASALVDEIQTGPEAEKPDNELLLDLLTPIVKSWPSKYSQEALSDAIQVMGGAGYTRDYPVEMYYRDNRLNPIHEGTEGIQGNDLLGRKLGQAGGRGLQVLIAKMQVDLQTSGGLDGVAEIRAALQTAMQECGAAFGKILKRAAELGPDLFLANANSALEALGHTVIGWMWLRQAAAAAKALPNAKGDDSDFYRGKLQAAKFFAVYELPKIKFHTDLLASADPTTHDMQSAWF; translated from the coding sequence GTGGCCCCATTTCTCTCTAAACGCGATTTGCAGTTTCAGCTCTACGAGGTGCTGGACACCGCCTCTCTCCCCCACCGCCCGCGCTTCGCCGAGCATTCCCGCGAGGTCTACGACGACGTGCTGGCGCTGGCCTACAACGTGGCCGACAAGTATTTTGCCAACCATGCCCGCGAAGCCGACTTAAACGAGCCGCATGTCGTGGACGGCAAAGTGCAACTCGTTCCGGCAGTTCAAACTGCAGTCAACGCCTTCCGCGACGCCGGATTTTTCAGCGCCCACCACGACGAGAAGTTGGGCGGCCTGCAACTCCCCTGGGTGGTGCTTCAGGCGGTGCAGGCCAACTTTCAGGCCGCCAACGTCGGCTCCAGCGGCTACGCCTTTTTAACCATTGGCAACGCCAATTTGCAGCGCGAGTTCGCCTCTGAGGCGCAGCAGGCCAAGTACATGATGCCGCTGCTGGAAGGCCGCTGGTTCGGGACGATGGCCCTTTCCGAGCCACACGCCGGAAGCGGGCTGGCCGACATCACCACGTCTGCCACACTGCGCGAAGATGGCAGCTACAACATCTCAGGCAGCAAAATGTGGATTTCCGGCGGTGAACATGAGCTGTCCGAAAACATTGTCCATCTGGTACTGGCCCGTATCAAGGGCGCTCCGGCGGGCGTCAAGGGCATCAGCTTGTTTATCGTGCCGCGCTACCGGGTGAATGAGGACGGCTCAACAGGTGAATCGAACAACGTCGTGCTGGCGGGCCTCAATCACAAGATGGGCTACCGGGGCACCACCAACACGCTGCTCAATTTCGGTGAGGGCGGCGAAACAGTGGGCGAACTGCTGGGCGAAGCGGGGCGCGGCCTGGCCTACATGTTCAGGATGATGAACGAGGCCCGCATCGGCGTGGGCATGGGCGCGGTGATGCTCGGCTACGCCGGATACCTCGCCAGTCTGGAGTACGCCCGCGAACGCAAACAGGGCCGCCACGCCAGCAACAAAGACCCGCAGAGCGGCATGGTGGCGATCATCGATCACGCCGACGTCAAGCGCCTGCTGCTGCGCCAGAAGTCGTTCGTGGAAGGCGGGCTGGCGCTGGGCCTGTATGCCTCAGCGCTGGTCGACGAGATTCAGACCGGGCCGGAAGCCGAGAAGCCGGACAACGAACTGCTGCTCGATCTGCTGACCCCTATCGTCAAATCCTGGCCCAGCAAGTATAGCCAGGAAGCCTTGAGCGACGCCATTCAGGTGATGGGCGGCGCAGGCTACACCCGCGATTATCCGGTGGAGATGTATTACCGCGACAACCGACTCAACCCCATCCACGAGGGCACCGAGGGCATTCAGGGCAATGATCTGCTGGGCCGTAAGCTGGGTCAGGCGGGCGGGCGCGGCTTACAGGTGCTGATAGCGAAGATGCAGGTCGACCTTCAGACGTCAGGTGGCTTAGACGGTGTAGCCGAGATTCGCGCCGCTCTCCAGACTGCCATGCAAGAGTGCGGCGCGGCGTTTGGGAAGATTCTCAAACGCGCTGCCGAACTCGGCCCCGATCTGTTTCTGGCCAACGCCAACAGCGCCCTGGAAGCCCTCGGCCACACCGTCATCGGCTGGATGTGGCTGCGGCAAGCAGCAGCGGCGGCCAAAGCCTTGCCAAATGCCAAAGGCGACGACTCGGACTTTTACCGGGGGAAGTTGCAGGCTGCCAAATTCTTCGCCGTTTACGAATTGCCCAAAATCAAGTTTCACACCGACCTCCTCGCCAGCGCCGATCCCACCACCCACGATATGCAAAGCGCGTGGTTTTAG
- a CDS encoding alpha/beta fold hydrolase — MNTVPDTSPLKTVQVSGRSMAYTEICPQRPKATVLFLAWLGGSRLGWQSVVGEIGQDYRALAPDHRDTGDSQMVEDAYTLTDLADDAAEFLKALQTGPVFVVGLSMGGMVAQHLALRHPELVRGLVLVSTTAGGAGSTPATERGRNALFLSTDIEAGERARQALALMAADGLLERDPAAFDVAQHNAEQHPQSAESYKRQFRAIRSHDTAAELSQIKVPTLILHGETDDLIPLPNAQRLAESISGTNIKIYPQTGHMPQVERRDEFLADLRSFLQQYA; from the coding sequence TTGAATACTGTCCCAGACACCAGCCCACTCAAGACCGTTCAAGTTTCTGGCCGCAGCATGGCCTACACCGAAATTTGCCCCCAGCGTCCCAAAGCCACCGTCCTCTTTTTGGCGTGGCTGGGCGGCTCGCGCCTCGGCTGGCAAAGCGTGGTGGGCGAGATCGGTCAGGACTACCGGGCGCTGGCCCCCGATCACCGCGACACCGGCGACTCCCAAATGGTTGAGGACGCTTACACCCTGACCGACTTGGCCGATGACGCCGCCGAATTTCTCAAAGCTCTCCAAACCGGCCCCGTCTTCGTGGTGGGCCTCAGCATGGGCGGGATGGTGGCGCAGCATCTGGCCCTGCGGCACCCCGAGTTGGTGCGCGGCTTGGTGTTGGTATCCACCACAGCGGGCGGGGCGGGCAGTACTCCCGCCACCGAACGCGGTCGTAACGCTCTGTTTTTGTCCACCGACATCGAAGCTGGAGAGCGGGCGCGGCAGGCTTTGGCGCTGATGGCCGCTGACGGCCTGCTGGAGCGTGACCCCGCCGCCTTTGACGTTGCCCAACACAATGCCGAGCAGCACCCCCAGAGCGCCGAGAGTTACAAGCGGCAGTTTCGGGCCATCCGCAGCCACGACACTGCCGCCGAGCTGAGCCAAATCAAAGTGCCGACGCTGATTTTGCACGGCGAAACCGACGATCTGATTCCGCTGCCCAACGCTCAGCGCCTCGCCGAGAGCATCTCTGGTACAAACATCAAAATCTACCCACAGACCGGACATATGCCGCAAGTAGAGCGGCGAGACGAGTTTCTGGCCGACTTGCGCAGCTTCCTGCAACAGTACGCATGA
- a CDS encoding DUF6636 domain-containing protein, producing MKFLLLLGLLGVSVASGQDASFSDGFALPSGRIQCQFSDEKTPPALSCEVQLAQFRPPTRPADCPLAWGDSLGLGVTGKAYFVCHGDTVFDPLRPALAYGNTWRTPGLTPNGRIICQSRPSGLRCTNADGHGFELARAYYRLF from the coding sequence ATGAAGTTCCTGCTGCTGCTGGGCTTGCTGGGAGTCAGCGTCGCCTCGGGGCAGGACGCTTCGTTCAGTGACGGTTTCGCGCTGCCGTCCGGGCGAATTCAGTGTCAGTTTAGCGACGAGAAGACTCCGCCCGCGCTGAGCTGTGAAGTGCAACTCGCACAGTTCAGGCCGCCCACCCGGCCCGCCGACTGCCCGCTGGCTTGGGGCGATTCGCTGGGCCTAGGCGTCACCGGCAAAGCGTACTTCGTCTGTCACGGCGACACAGTATTTGATCCCTTGCGGCCCGCGCTGGCCTACGGCAACACTTGGCGCACGCCCGGCCTGACACCAAATGGCCGGATCATCTGCCAGTCGCGTCCCAGCGGCCTGCGCTGCACCAATGCTGATGGGCACGGCTTCGAGCTGGCCCGCGCTTATTACCGGCTGTTCTGA